The genomic DNA AAGTTTAAATGCAATAATAAAATTATTAATTGAAACACGAATGTTTGTCATTCTGCGTTACGACGCAGAATCTATAATAAAATGAAAGGAAATTATCATCAATATTACATGTATATTCTTTCAAACAAGAAAAATGGAACATTATATATAGGTGTTACAAACGATTTAGAAAGAAGAATTTTTGAACATAAAAAGAAATTAGTAGAAGGATTCACTAAAAAGTATGGATTAAATAAATTAATCTATTTTGAACAATTTCAATATGTTAATGATGCAATAAAAAGAGAAAAACAATTGAAGAATTGGAATAGAAGTTGGAAAATTAAATTAATAGAAAAAGAAAATAAAGATTGGACTGATTTATCGTCTAATTGGAATTTTTAAAATAGACGCTGCGTCGTAGCGTAGAATGACAAACCTTAAAATCATAAAAAACTACTCAAATGACAATAGAAATAATAGTATTCATCGCATCAATCCTTTTTGGAATACTGCTGTAT from Lacinutrix sp. 5H-3-7-4 includes the following:
- a CDS encoding GIY-YIG nuclease family protein, coding for MKGNYHQYYMYILSNKKNGTLYIGVTNDLERRIFEHKKKLVEGFTKKYGLNKLIYFEQFQYVNDAIKREKQLKNWNRSWKIKLIEKENKDWTDLSSNWNF